The Acetobacter sp. DNA window TGCGAAGTAGCGACGATCTTGCCCGGATGGACGTTCTTCTTCGTCCAGGACATCTCGGAAACGTGCACCAGACCCTCGACGCCCGGCTCCAGTTCGACGAACGCACCGTAATCGGTGATGTTCGTGACGCGACCGGTGAAACGTGCGCCAGACGGATACTTGAGCGCCACGTTCTCCCACGGATCAGCCTCAAGCTGCTTCATGCCGAGAGAAATGCGCTGCGTATCCGGGTTGAAGCGGATGACCTGCACGCGAACCGGCTGACCGATCTGCAGGGCTTCGGACGGGTGGTTGATGCGCTTCCAGGCGATGTCGGTGACATGCAGGAGGCCATCGACGCCGCCGAGGTCCACGAACGCACCGTAGTCGGTGATGTTCTTGACCACGCCGTCGAGGATCATGCCTTCCTTCAGGCCCTGAATCAGCTCGCTGCGCTGCTCTGCACGGGTCTCTTCAAGAACCGCACGACGCGAAACGACGATGTTGCCGCGAGCGCGGTCCATCTTCAGAATCTGGAAAGGCTGCGGAACGCCCATGAGCGGAGCCACATCACGAACCGGACGGATATCGACCTGGCTGCCCGGCAGGAACGCCATCGCGCCGCCGAGATCAACCGTGAAGCCGCCCTTGACGCGACCATAGATCGTGCCGTTGACGCGCTGGTTGGCCTCGAAAGCCTTCTCCAGATTGGTCCATGCTTCCTCGCGGCGAGCCTTCTCGCGCGACAGGACGATGGAACCGTCACGGTCTTCGTAACGCTCGATATAGAGCTCGATGACATCGCCCGGCTTGACTTCCGGAGCAGCGCCCGGCGGGCCGAACTCGCGCAGGGCGACGCGGCCCTCGCTTTTCAGGCCAACGTCAACAATCGCGAAATCATCGGTCAGGCGGACAACGCAGCCCTTGACCACCGATCCTTCAAAACCGCTATCCTGCCCGAGCGTCTCGTCGAGCAGTGTCGCAAAATCCTCACCGCGAAAATGATCGGTGGCTGTCTGTGTGGCTGAAGCCATGTAGAAACTGTTTCCCTGTCAGGATCGAAATCCCGACATGCCTGCGCCCCGCATACTGGATGCGAGACGACCTGCCCGCCGCGCCTGTGGCGCCCGCGAGCCTGCTTTCATTACCCGTCGCGCGCGACCACCGCGTACGACTGCGGATGAAAGACACCCCCCCTCCCGTCTTGTCAAGAAAATAACGCTTTTCCAGGCGAGCAGACCCCCATCAGGGTGATTACAGAAGCGTGAGCGCCGCTTTTCGACAATCTGCATGCCCACTTCATGCAGCAGAATCAGCGAATAAGACCATGAATGCCGTGCTGGCGAGAGCAGCAAACGGGGAGGCCCCACCATCTGTCGCTGAACGTCACGTTTATCAGCCCAGCCAGTGTTATTGTGGAGGCTTACACCTTACCCCGGCTTAACAGCACGCCTCCACGACAACATCGCCGACAGTATCCGGCACGCCATCCCTTGCGGCATTGCTCCCGAAGATGAGACGATCATGCCCGATAGTCCTCAACCAGCGTTACCTCTGGCAGCACGACCTACCTGCCCCTTGAAAGTAGTGCGAAGCAGTCTGCACTCCCTCATTCGGTCCGTTCCTGTTCAACATCGCTCTTACTCAGAACAGGTCCTCTACAAGACCCACGATCAGATCATCTTCCCAATACTGATCGTTGGTCACCGACTTCGCTGCATTGCTTGCCTGACGTAGGCCATGCAGGAACAGCGAGACAGTCTCCGGACCGGACGACAACCCGTCTGGCGGTTCGGCCTTCCGTTACTGCCGAGCAAAGACCTTTTCTGCATCGCGAAACTTATCCGGCCTACAGACGTCCTTCACAACGCACTGCTTATGTGCCCCTGTAAGAAAGGGTTGTGATCCTTGGTGCAGCCCCTCCATGCAGGAAAGAGCGTTATCGTGGCGCGTCCACCTTCCCTTATCGACCTGAAATCCGTCGCCACGGCATCCGGCCTTCTGACGCTCACGGGCTGTTCTTTACAGGGAGCGCCCTCCTTCCCTCTTGTCGGAGCCTATTTCCCCGCATGGATGATGTGCGCCCTCATCGGCATTCTCACCGCCATCGGCTTTCGCGTGGCTTTTCTCGCGCTCGGGATTGATGCCATCCTGAGATTCCGGCTTTTTACCTACGTCTCTCTGGGCGTACTCATGGCCCTGCTTGTGTGGGCGCTGGTATTCGGACCCTGACCCATGCAAACCAATCCGCCATCCAAAACGCAGAAAAACCGAAACAGGCCGGGCATCGTGATCGCCGCTGTCTGTGTGACAGCCACGATCCTGTTCGGACTCCACATCGCGCATCAGGACACAGCGTTCCCTTCCACCGACAGCGCCTCCATTGATGCCGAGCTTGTGCATGTGGCTTCCGTCGTCGGGGGCCGTCTGGTCGAACTGCATGTGCAGGAGAATCAGCACGTTCATAAGGGCGATCTGCTCTACCGGATCGATCCAGAACCCTACCGCCTGACACTCAGACAGGCTGAAGCCAGCGCGGCTCTGGCTCAGGCGGAAGTCGAGCATCAGGAACGTCTGGTGGCCATCAAGACCGTCGAGGCGACCTCCGCGCAGGATCAGGTCCATCGCGCGACCACCAACCGCGACCTGACGGTCCGCACGGTCCGGCGCCTCGCACCCCTCGCGCAGAATGCCTATATCCCCTTGCAGGAATATGATCAGGCTCAGGTCGCCGCCCGCAACGCGGAGATTTCACTGGCGCAGGCGACGCAGCAATCTGTCGCAGCCACGACAGCCATCGGTGATCTCAAGAGTTCCATTGCCGCCCGTGACGCCAGCAACGCCGCCCTTGCCCGTGTGCGCTATGAACTGACCCAGACAGACGTAAGAGCACCTGCGGACGGATATGTCACAAGCCTGCATGTCAAAACGGGCGAAGTTCTTGCCCCGGCGCAAGCTCTGTTCACCCTGATCGCTGACGACGAATGGCATGCTGTCGGTAATCTGCGCGAGACCGATCTGG harbors:
- the rpsA gene encoding 30S ribosomal protein S1 — protein: MASATQTATDHFRGEDFATLLDETLGQDSGFEGSVVKGCVVRLTDDFAIVDVGLKSEGRVALREFGPPGAAPEVKPGDVIELYIERYEDRDGSIVLSREKARREEAWTNLEKAFEANQRVNGTIYGRVKGGFTVDLGGAMAFLPGSQVDIRPVRDVAPLMGVPQPFQILKMDRARGNIVVSRRAVLEETRAEQRSELIQGLKEGMILDGVVKNITDYGAFVDLGGVDGLLHVTDIAWKRINHPSEALQIGQPVRVQVIRFNPDTQRISLGMKQLEADPWENVALKYPSGARFTGRVTNITDYGAFVELEPGVEGLVHVSEMSWTKKNVHPGKIVATSQEVDVMVLDVDSTKRRISLGLKQVQRNPWEQFAEEHKVGSIVEGEIRNITEFGLFIGLSADIDGMVHMSDLSWDEAGEEAMKNYEKGQVVQAKVLDVDVEKERISLGIKQLQEDPAADVLTGVQKGAIVTCVVTAVQANGIEVKVDDVLSGFIRRTELARDKAEQRPERFAVGERVDAKVVSVDRAARKLALTIRGREQDEDKQAINEYGSSDSGASLGDILSAAIRRRSADA
- a CDS encoding YtcA family lipoprotein; translation: MARPPSLIDLKSVATASGLLTLTGCSLQGAPSFPLVGAYFPAWMMCALIGILTAIGFRVAFLALGIDAILRFRLFTYVSLGVLMALLVWALVFGP
- the mdtN gene encoding multidrug transporter subunit MdtN, which codes for MQTNPPSKTQKNRNRPGIVIAAVCVTATILFGLHIAHQDTAFPSTDSASIDAELVHVASVVGGRLVELHVQENQHVHKGDLLYRIDPEPYRLTLRQAEASAALAQAEVEHQERLVAIKTVEATSAQDQVHRATTNRDLTVRTVRRLAPLAQNAYIPLQEYDQAQVAARNAEISLAQATQQSVAATTAIGDLKSSIAARDASNAALARVRYELTQTDVRAPADGYVTSLHVKTGEVLAPAQALFTLIADDEWHAVGNLRETDLATVHPGDCATVYSMIDRTQAIHGVVDSIGFGVMSLDSAGLARGLPLVPRQMDWVHVAQRFPVRVRLDHADPALLRVGATATFEIRHGASCH